From uncultured Roseateles sp., the proteins below share one genomic window:
- a CDS encoding DUF262 domain-containing protein yields MFDTTKEDLKDILRKIDEGKLQLPDFQRDYVWGDEDVRSLIASIAKGFPVGALLTLETGGEVEFKPRLLEGVEHKNVRPTELLLDGQQRMTSLFQAAFAKAPVRTKTPRNKLVERFYYIDIKESAADSASLDEAIIGVPADRIVRSNFGKAVDLDVSTRDLEFEYDLFPLNQVFDSRDWFYGWRDYWKGKGRDVHDLDRQFVHTVIDAIERYKMPIIRLDRSNTREAICLVFEKVNVGGKKLDAFELVTAIYAADKFDLREDWNGSRKPAKAGRHARLVGAPNPRDVLSKIANTDFLQACTLLHTREARLGAVAQGAKDNELPQISCKRDALLGLPLNGFKAHADAVEAGFIEAGGFLNELKIIWHKDVPYPPLVVGLAAVFAILGKDAQTAQAKQQLAQWFWSVTLGELFGSSTESRLARDVPELVDWIGKKASRPRSLDEAVFQSVRLRSLRTRQSAAYKGLHALLMQHGCRDFITGRATDLMTFFKDDIDIHHVFPQAWCKKNGIEKGVFDSIINKTPLSKLSNISVGGDAPSVYLKRIEVAQGISSGALDEMLRTHLIEPEHLRSDNFPAFFEARSKALAGLVAEAMQKPVVEDAGSNEIEDDAEDADEPSEGAV; encoded by the coding sequence ATGTTTGACACCACAAAAGAAGACCTAAAAGACATCCTTCGAAAAATCGACGAAGGCAAGCTCCAATTGCCTGATTTTCAACGGGACTACGTCTGGGGTGATGAGGATGTACGAAGTCTGATCGCGTCCATTGCCAAAGGATTTCCGGTGGGTGCGTTACTAACGCTCGAAACTGGCGGAGAGGTCGAGTTCAAGCCACGCCTGCTGGAAGGCGTCGAGCACAAGAATGTTCGCCCCACCGAACTTCTGCTTGATGGTCAGCAACGTATGACTTCGTTGTTCCAGGCAGCTTTCGCCAAGGCGCCAGTGCGCACCAAGACTCCACGCAACAAGTTGGTTGAGCGCTTTTACTACATCGACATCAAGGAGTCTGCCGCCGATTCCGCCAGCTTGGATGAGGCCATCATCGGAGTTCCTGCAGACAGGATCGTTCGCTCGAATTTCGGCAAGGCAGTGGACCTGGATGTGTCGACTCGCGACCTGGAGTTCGAGTACGACCTGTTCCCTCTCAATCAGGTTTTTGATAGCCGTGACTGGTTTTACGGCTGGCGAGACTACTGGAAGGGCAAGGGCCGAGATGTACATGATCTAGACCGCCAATTCGTGCATACCGTGATTGACGCGATTGAACGGTACAAGATGCCCATCATCAGGCTTGACCGTAGCAACACGCGCGAAGCAATCTGCTTGGTCTTCGAAAAGGTCAATGTTGGCGGCAAGAAGTTGGATGCGTTCGAGCTAGTAACTGCCATATACGCCGCAGACAAGTTCGACCTTCGCGAAGACTGGAATGGGTCGAGAAAGCCTGCCAAAGCTGGCCGACATGCCCGGCTGGTAGGCGCGCCAAATCCCCGGGACGTCCTCTCCAAAATCGCAAACACTGACTTCTTGCAAGCATGCACGTTGTTGCATACGCGCGAGGCCAGACTAGGAGCCGTAGCTCAAGGGGCAAAGGACAACGAACTGCCTCAGATTTCCTGCAAGCGTGACGCCTTGCTCGGCTTGCCGTTGAATGGCTTCAAGGCACATGCTGACGCAGTGGAAGCGGGTTTTATTGAAGCTGGCGGGTTCCTGAACGAGCTCAAGATCATCTGGCACAAAGATGTTCCATATCCGCCGCTGGTCGTTGGTTTGGCGGCTGTTTTTGCAATTCTCGGAAAGGACGCACAAACAGCTCAGGCAAAGCAGCAACTCGCGCAATGGTTCTGGTCGGTCACGCTTGGTGAACTGTTTGGGTCCAGCACCGAGTCCCGTCTCGCTCGTGATGTGCCTGAACTGGTGGACTGGATTGGCAAGAAGGCGAGCCGGCCTCGCTCATTGGATGAAGCTGTATTCCAGAGTGTTCGGCTGCGTTCGCTTCGCACTCGGCAGTCTGCGGCCTACAAGGGCCTGCATGCACTGCTGATGCAGCATGGCTGCCGCGATTTCATCACCGGTCGTGCTACCGATCTGATGACCTTCTTCAAGGATGACATCGATATTCACCACGTCTTTCCGCAGGCTTGGTGCAAGAAGAACGGAATCGAGAAGGGCGTATTTGACTCGATCATCAACAAGACGCCTCTTTCAAAGCTCTCAAACATTTCTGTTGGAGGTGATGCTCCGTCGGTGTACCTCAAAAGAATCGAAGTTGCCCAGGGCATTTCGTCAGGTGCATTGGATGAGATGCTGCGTACGCATCTCATTGAACCCGAGCATCTTCGATCGGACAATTTCCCAGCGTTCTTTGAAGCGCGCAGCAAGGCGTTGGCGGGCTTAGTCGCAGAGGCGATGCAAAAGCCGGTCGTTGAGGACGCTGGCTCAAACGAAATTGAGGACGACGCAGAGGATGCCGACGAGCCGAGCGAGGGGGCTGTGTAA
- a CDS encoding plasmid partitioning protein RepB C-terminal domain-containing protein: MTGIALGFVPEPMSVPIDLLLPSRKVPVGLATSRKFKQIKSSIEEIGLIEPLSIAALDAGTGKHLLLDGHVRLVVLRDLGYETAPCLVATDDESYTYNNRLNRLSTIQEHFMIRRAIDRGVPPERLANTLSVDVSHIEKKMNLLDGICPEAIELIKDRQFSAELGRVIRKMKPTRQVECVELMVSANNLTVAYAEALLVATPPSALVEDKRPRKVHGVTPEQMARMEREMANLQGQYRLVEQTYGQDVLNLVLARGYLAKLLENPKVSKYLKLRQPEVLEQFAAIVATSTLD, translated from the coding sequence ATGACCGGCATTGCGCTGGGCTTTGTGCCTGAACCGATGTCGGTGCCGATAGATCTACTGCTGCCATCTCGCAAGGTTCCTGTCGGCTTGGCCACGTCCCGCAAGTTCAAACAGATCAAGTCATCGATCGAGGAGATTGGCCTCATCGAACCGCTGTCGATTGCGGCCTTGGATGCGGGCACCGGCAAACACCTCTTGTTGGACGGGCACGTGCGGTTGGTCGTTCTGCGCGACCTCGGGTATGAAACGGCGCCTTGTCTTGTAGCGACCGACGACGAGAGCTATACCTATAACAACCGGCTCAACCGGCTGTCGACCATTCAAGAACACTTCATGATCCGTCGGGCGATCGATCGCGGAGTTCCGCCCGAACGCCTGGCGAACACGCTGAGTGTCGATGTTAGTCACATCGAGAAGAAGATGAACCTGCTTGATGGCATCTGCCCGGAGGCGATCGAACTGATCAAGGACCGGCAGTTTTCCGCCGAACTGGGGCGGGTGATCAGAAAGATGAAGCCGACCCGGCAGGTTGAGTGCGTGGAGCTGATGGTGTCGGCCAACAACCTCACGGTCGCCTATGCCGAGGCGCTGCTGGTTGCCACACCACCCTCTGCCCTCGTCGAAGACAAGCGCCCCCGAAAAGTCCACGGCGTGACACCAGAACAAATGGCTCGTATGGAGCGCGAGATGGCGAATCTGCAGGGGCAGTACCGACTGGTTGAACAGACGTACGGCCAAGATGTTCTCAATCTCGTTCTGGCCAGGGGCTATTTGGCCAAGCTGCTTGAGAACCCCAAAGTGTCCAAGTACCTCAAGCTGAGGCAGCCAGAGGTCCTGGAGCAATTCGCCGCCATCGTCGCTACTTCGACACTCGACTAG
- a CDS encoding DEAD/DEAH box helicase family protein, giving the protein MTNQFFEKPILNSPYEYPGRHWELDATGQPTQQIVEARRTAEFITPIPKAKKQKGGKQDNLLFDDDLSTQQQAYDHTAVINSVRQEVDKWRALKNPADWRVTPETARLLQHWRHHPFSSIRPFFCQVEAAETVIWLTEVAPQIGKIGQTFLDHLTNANNDANPELMRLALKLATGAGKTTVMAMIIAWQTVNAVRRPGSKKFTRGFLLVAPGLTIKDRLRVLHPNDPDSYYASRELVPSDMLDDLNRAKIVITNYHAFKLRERIELSKGGRLLLQGRGGEELNTLETEGQMLQRVMPDLMGMTNVLVINDEAHHCYREKPDAEADALKGDERKEAEENNEAARMWITGLEAVNRKLGVAKVLDLSATPFFLAGSGYVEGTLFPWTMSDFSLMDAIECGIVKLPRVPVADNIPGGEMPKFRNLWEHIRTRMPKKGRGAAKSLDPLSLPVELQTALEALYGHYQKTFDLWQAAGIKVPPCFIVVCNNTSTSKLVYDFISGFNRENENGTLTPVPGRLELFRNTDEYGNPFGRPRTLLIDSEQLESGDALDDSFRAAAGAEIEQFKQEVFERGGALADELRSGKDFDDARLLREVMNTVGKSGRLGDSIRCVVSVSMLTEGWDANTVTHVLGVRAFGTQLLCEQVIGRALRRQSYDLNEDGLFNVEYADVLGIPFDFTAKPVISKPQPPRETVQVRALQDRAALEIQFPRVQGYRVELPEERLTAEFTADSHMVLTPDLVGPSITQNAGIIGETVDLSLEHLADMRHSTLLMHLTKRLLMNHWRDPGDEPKLHLFGQLKRITKEWLDTCLTCKGDTYAAQLMYQELADEACNRITAAITKAEQANMRPIKAVLDPYNATGTTRFVNFNTSKTERWETNGPPPKCHVNWVILDSDWEAEFCRVAERHPRVVAYVKNHNLGLEVPYRYGSETRKYRPDFMVQIDDGHGPDDLLNLIVEIKGYRGEDAKDKKLTMDTYWVPGVNNLGAYGRWAFVEFVDVYQMQHDFAKKVEAEFNKMIEGVAAGASNGMHSNV; this is encoded by the coding sequence ATGACAAATCAGTTCTTTGAGAAGCCGATTCTCAATTCTCCGTACGAGTATCCCGGCCGTCACTGGGAACTGGACGCCACAGGACAGCCGACGCAGCAGATTGTCGAAGCTCGGCGTACCGCCGAGTTCATCACGCCCATCCCAAAGGCCAAGAAGCAAAAGGGCGGCAAGCAGGACAACCTGCTGTTCGACGACGACCTTTCTACCCAACAGCAAGCATACGACCACACTGCCGTGATCAACTCGGTGCGCCAGGAGGTCGACAAGTGGCGCGCCCTGAAGAATCCCGCCGACTGGCGCGTCACGCCGGAGACGGCACGACTGCTGCAGCACTGGCGACATCACCCGTTCAGCAGCATCCGCCCCTTCTTCTGCCAGGTTGAGGCAGCAGAAACCGTTATCTGGCTCACCGAAGTGGCGCCACAGATCGGCAAGATTGGTCAGACCTTTCTTGACCATTTGACCAACGCCAACAACGATGCCAACCCGGAGCTGATGCGCCTGGCGCTCAAGCTGGCCACCGGCGCGGGCAAGACAACGGTGATGGCGATGATCATCGCTTGGCAGACCGTCAATGCTGTGCGTCGGCCCGGTAGCAAGAAGTTCACCCGCGGCTTCCTTCTGGTCGCCCCCGGTCTGACCATCAAGGATCGCCTTCGCGTCCTGCATCCCAACGACCCAGACAGCTATTACGCCAGCCGCGAGCTGGTCCCCAGCGACATGCTGGACGATCTGAATCGCGCGAAGATCGTCATCACCAACTATCACGCGTTCAAGCTTCGAGAGCGTATCGAGTTGTCCAAAGGCGGTCGCCTACTGCTGCAAGGCCGCGGCGGTGAGGAACTGAATACCCTGGAAACCGAGGGCCAGATGCTCCAGCGCGTCATGCCTGACCTGATGGGCATGACCAACGTGCTGGTGATTAATGACGAAGCCCACCACTGCTATCGCGAAAAGCCCGACGCCGAGGCCGACGCCCTCAAAGGTGATGAGAGGAAGGAAGCCGAAGAGAACAACGAAGCAGCACGCATGTGGATCACCGGCCTGGAGGCGGTCAACCGCAAGCTCGGCGTTGCCAAGGTGCTCGACCTGTCCGCCACGCCCTTCTTCCTGGCCGGGTCTGGCTATGTAGAGGGCACCCTGTTCCCTTGGACCATGAGCGACTTTTCGCTGATGGACGCTATCGAGTGCGGCATCGTCAAGCTGCCACGCGTGCCGGTGGCCGACAACATCCCCGGCGGCGAGATGCCGAAGTTCCGCAACCTGTGGGAACACATCCGCACGCGCATGCCCAAGAAGGGCCGAGGGGCCGCGAAGTCGCTCGACCCCTTGAGCCTGCCGGTCGAGCTGCAAACGGCCCTTGAAGCCTTGTACGGCCACTACCAGAAGACCTTCGACCTGTGGCAGGCGGCAGGCATTAAGGTACCGCCTTGCTTCATCGTCGTGTGCAACAACACCTCCACGTCCAAGCTGGTCTATGACTTCATCTCTGGCTTCAATCGCGAGAACGAAAACGGGACCCTGACGCCAGTGCCCGGCCGCTTGGAGCTATTCCGCAACACTGACGAGTACGGCAACCCTTTTGGACGCCCACGCACGCTGTTGATCGACAGCGAGCAGCTGGAGTCCGGTGATGCCCTCGATGACAGCTTTCGTGCTGCGGCTGGCGCGGAGATTGAGCAGTTCAAACAAGAGGTCTTCGAGCGCGGCGGCGCACTGGCTGACGAGCTTCGGTCCGGCAAGGACTTTGACGACGCCCGCCTGCTTCGCGAGGTCATGAACACCGTTGGCAAGTCCGGCCGCCTCGGTGACTCGATTCGCTGTGTCGTCTCCGTGTCGATGCTGACCGAGGGCTGGGACGCCAACACTGTGACCCACGTGCTGGGCGTTCGCGCTTTCGGCACGCAGTTGCTTTGCGAGCAGGTGATCGGCCGCGCCTTGCGCCGCCAGTCCTACGACTTGAACGAGGACGGTCTGTTTAACGTCGAGTACGCCGACGTGCTGGGCATCCCGTTTGACTTCACGGCCAAGCCCGTCATCTCGAAGCCGCAGCCTCCGCGCGAGACGGTTCAAGTGCGCGCATTGCAAGATCGCGCAGCCTTGGAGATTCAGTTCCCTCGGGTGCAGGGCTACCGGGTCGAATTGCCCGAAGAGCGGTTGACGGCCGAGTTCACCGCTGACTCCCACATGGTGCTAACGCCCGACTTGGTCGGCCCGTCTATCACGCAGAACGCCGGCATCATCGGCGAGACCGTCGACCTCAGCCTTGAACACCTGGCTGACATGCGGCACTCCACCTTGCTGATGCACCTCACCAAGCGCCTGCTGATGAACCATTGGCGCGACCCTGGTGATGAACCCAAGCTGCATCTGTTCGGCCAGCTCAAGCGCATCACCAAGGAATGGCTAGACACCTGCCTGACCTGCAAGGGGGACACCTACGCCGCGCAGTTGATGTATCAGGAGCTGGCGGACGAGGCATGCAACCGCATCACCGCTGCCATCACCAAGGCCGAGCAAGCCAACATGCGCCCCATCAAGGCGGTGCTGGACCCATACAACGCGACCGGCACCACCCGCTTCGTCAACTTCAATACCTCGAAGACCGAACGTTGGGAGACCAATGGCCCCCCGCCCAAGTGCCATGTCAACTGGGTCATCCTGGACAGTGACTGGGAAGCAGAGTTCTGCCGTGTTGCCGAGCGGCATCCGCGCGTGGTGGCCTACGTCAAGAACCACAACCTTGGCCTTGAAGTGCCTTATCGCTACGGGTCTGAAACGCGCAAGTACCGCCCGGACTTCATGGTGCAGATCGACGACGGCCATGGCCCCGACGACCTCCTGAATCTGATCGTCGAGATCAAGGGCTATCGAGGCGAGGACGCCAAAGACAAGAAGCTGACCATGGACACCTACTGGGTGCCTGGCGTCAACAACCTGGGGGCCTATGGGCGCTGGGCCTTCGTCGAATTTGTCGACGTGTACCAAATGCAGCACGACTTCGCTAAGAAGGTCGAAGCCGAGTTCAACAAGATGATCGAAGGCGTTGCAGCTGGCGCCTCAAATGGAATGCATTCGAATGTTTGA